The stretch of DNA attctttttttcttgcagTTCAAGGGGGAATTCTGGAAGTTTTGAAGCCTGATGTCTCCACCATTGTTAGGTGTTGAGGGGGAATGTCAGGGCAGTGTCTCCATAGTGGCTCCTTCAGCCTCCATAGACTGTATTTCTCAGAATGGCTCAGGATTAAAAGAGCGCAATTATCTGGGATTGTCAGATTGTTCTTCAGTGGACAGCTCTGCAGTCTCATGTTTGTCAGAGGATAATAAGAGCAATCTAAATCTGAAGGCTACTGAGTTAAGGCTTGGTCTTCCTGGATCCCAGTCTCCTGAACGAGATCCTGAACTTAGCCAGTTGAGTTCAGGGAAATTTGAGGAGAGGACCTTGTTTCCTTTGCTCCCCTCAAAAGATGGAATCTCTGCATCATCAGTAAAAACTGTTGTTTCAGGCCACAAAAGAGGTTTTTCTGACACCATGAGTGGGTTCTCAGAGATGAAAAATTCTGTGTATACTGAAGGAAAGTGGATGTTTCATGTGGCTGGATCTGATTCTGAAAATCCAGAGTCTTCAGGACAAGGGAAATTTCCTGGAAATGGAGGAATCAATACAGCGCTTCCATCTAGACCATCTGGGACTCAAACAAACATAATGAAGGAAGTACCATCAAAGGTGCCGCAGGATCGAAACCGTGCTCCAAATGGGGCTAGTCATAATGAAATAAAGGCTTCTACCAACAATAGCAGTACACCTGTTGCAAAGTAAGTACAACATCCACTACGAAGATGACACTGTTGCATGGGCCTGCATGTGCACGTACTTACACAGAGTGGTATTGTTCAGTCTCtgctatttatttaaatcttccTTCTATTGCAGGGCACAGGTAGTTGGTTGGCCTCCTATCAGATCATTTAGGAAGAATACACTGGCCACCACTTCAAAAAACAACGATGAAGTTGATGGGAAACCTGGTCCTGGTACCCTTTTTGTCAAGGTCAGCATGGATGGTGCGCCTTATCTGAGGAAGGTAGACCTGAGGATGTACTCTACATATAATGAACTTTCTTCTGCTCTAGAGAAGATGTTCAGCTGCTTCACCATAGGTGCGATATTTAGTTAGTTTCTAATGTTTCATGattcttctttatttgtttgATCTTATGGATGTATGTTAATCTAACCTGTTCAGAAATGATTTTAGAGAAGCACCTCATGTAACTATGGATGCAGTTACTACCATGCTATTGTAATGTCAGGTCAATGTGGGTCACATGGAGCTCCAGGGAAGGAACTGCTAAATGAAACCAAATTGAGGGATCTTCTGCATGGGTCAGAATATGTGCTAACATATGAGGATAAGGACGGTGATTGGATGCTTGTGGGAGATGTCCCTTGGGAGTAAGTTTCCATCAATGCCGCCTGTTTAGATTTATATGCTTCCATTtactattctttttctttaatttaaaaataaatatgttagtaatataataaaatcTGTAAGTCTTGAAGACTGATTCCTGTGTCTTTACATTTTGCACCTGGAAACTTGGCCTTTTGACTTCTCAGAAGATGATGTTACTCCTTTTAGCAACGTTTGCTAAAGGCCTAGTACCCTTGCATGAGTCTTGCAATTTTGACTTCTTATTTGTACTTCGAGTAGActgttaaattttgattatcttgTAAGAGAGCAAGCTGTGGTACCAATGGTAAGGTCACTGCTTTATGACTAGAAAGTCAAAGATTAGGTTGTGGAAAAAATGATCTTTTCCTGATCCTCACAAAGCAAGAAGCCTGGTTCACTGGCGGTGCTTGTACCTTGCCATGTTAGCTACTATTTCTTTGACTCAGTTTGACCACATTAATAAGGAAGTAATACAGTTTCAAGAAAGGTGAAACAATCTGCAGTTTTTGAATTCAAGAGAGCAGGGATAGGCATTAAGAGATTTGTAGGGATGCTTACATGCTggtttctatattttttatcgTTAGGTTGTCTGAAAACAAGTAATAAGTTAAACATCTAGTGACCAGTCTTGTGGCTATGCCAATTAGATTGAAACAAAAGCTGTCTCTGGGCGCTGGATTGGTTTGATTCTGTCATCTCGGGAACACATATCTTTAACAGTTAAAGATTCATTGAATTTTGCTAAAATGTAATGCTGAAGTGCACATATTGCCTACTGCAATCTGTGATGTTACTTTATTGAACGATATGAACCATAAATATGTTAGAAGCACCATAAGGATGTATAAATGAATATGGAcattttgaaagaaataagGATATAGATATGCCAAGGATATgcaaaaaatgttattaaatCTAACTTCAGGTTTTGTCTGCTGGGTGTCCAACCAATGGGCACCTTCGTCCATCACAAGTTCAAATATGAAGTAGTCACTAAAATTAGGACATCATTTGGTGTGCCAAATGCATAATCTGGTTTGTCTGACCAAGTGTCTAACAAATTACGGTACAACATTCACAATGAATTGTATTTGTCTTGTAGTTGAACGTTTTCTCTTTTGATATAATTCAAGTGACAGTGAATTGTTATTATAAGAGGAAAACATTCCAATTTTGATGGTGTTGGCTAGATTACCAAGATGGGTAGATGACCCTCTCTCTGCCCATGGAGAATTTTTCCAAGTTGCATTCAACATAACGGAAGATTGAGTAACTTTGGGTCATATTATTAGTTAAATCAGAGTCCATGATGTTATTTCTCAGTTCTTGTTGGCAAGTTCTTTATGCTGCttttagtttttcatatttagGCTCTGCTCTTAAAGAGCTGCTGATGTGGTTAAGTCTGTATGGTTGCTTCTGAAATGAAAGAATTAGGGATTTCTAGGATTTTAAATCGAAAATGGTTTATTTCTGACCTTGAAATAAATTAGTCAAATGTCCAGGTgggtgatttttttatttttttggtctaTTATGGTTTTTGCAGCCAATGTATATTTTTCATGTCATTCTTTTAGTTCCCCTTTGCCAAGTATCTTTGTCAGTTGCTTTGCTTGCatatttttgaacttttaaCTCATAATGATCgatgcataaaaattatcttagaTAATGGTAAAAAGTGATTTGTTTAACAAAGGGATTTAATGCTTTTTTTAGTAGATTAGTGTGTCGTGTCTTCATTATGGTCCTCTTTGCTTTCAGTATAAAAGAGTTTGAAGGTGCAAACCACTCAGATTGTTAGCTGGACAAATAATGCTGGACAAACAACGCTGTTGATCCCATAATTTGTGGATTCGGGAGCTGTAAACCTAACTAAAGCAACTTATTGTGTCCAATAGTAAATAGCTTCACTACAGTCCTTATATTCGAGACTTTTTTTATTAGATAGAGCTGCGCTGctgattttaataataaatgttgTGTTATATCTCCTGTTACTTGTTTATTATGTTGTTCTACGTGCTGTATTGATTGCTTTGCTTGTCAATTCTGGTACCTTAACTTCAATTTCGCCTTCTTTTCAGGATGTTTATTGAATCATGCAAGAGGCTCAAGATAATGAAAAGTTCAGATGCTATTGGATTAGGTGTGTATATTTTAGAATAGTGATTCATTGGCCGAAAAAATATGTAGGTGGTTCTAAGAGTATATTTTGGTGAAGTCTGCTTGGAATTAGGATAAATTGGAATGCTTTTCCTATGTGATAATAAACCTGGCGGAAGATATTTATGGACTGGCTAAGGCAATTTAATCAAAGCAAAACTGATCAGATTATTCTATGTTTTTATCTGGGTGgaaatctcatttcttttgtctCAAGAAACCTCCCAACTCCTTCCGTACTTGCCTGCTTGTGGGGTACTGTTGGGCATCCAACCTCATTGTTTGACTGCATACAGAACATGATTCCAGAATTGGGCAATCTAATTGCAACTTTTTCATACTAGCTATTTTGAAATTTGACTTTGTCTGAGGGTATTTTCAAGTAATTCATCATAGTTTAGTTATCCATGCTTACAATAATTTATGGCGAGAGCTATATGAATTTCAGGTTTACAGTATGGTAATTGGTTCTGTTATTCCTGTCGTAGTTGTATTAGAGTTCAAATATTGTCTTGAATCCTTAATATTGTTTTGATTCCTTATTTAGTTGCAACTTGAAATAGAAAATGAGTTGTTCCATCAGTTCCCTTGCTGGATGGTCCCGCACCTCAATGatttaattttctcattttatttttcaagttaaATAAAATGGTCTTGGTTTTGGTCTACAGCTCCCAGGGTAATGGAAAAATCAAAGAACAGGGACTAACCGGTGCATGGAGTTGGATATGATGACTTATGTAATCCTGAGGTGAAAAGCATTCCTGGATATTATGGGAAGAAGCAAGGTGATGAGATGATAGAGGCTGGACTGCAGTTCATCGTTTAGGTGTTATTTTTACGTCTTACTGTGTTTTGCTATGGAAAGAGTTTGATGTTTATTTATGTGTCTGAAGTCTATGATTCGTTCGTTAAAAGACCTCCGTATGATATCAAGAAGATAATGTTTGTGGAGTCAATATTTATTATGGGGAACTTCAGCTGTGCCTGTGTATTTGATGCGTGTGATCAAGAACCTGGTGGGAACCTTGCTTTGCAGTTTGTGCCATGCATGCTTTCTCGACTGCCTCCTTTATGGATTATATTGATTACAGTTCGTTCCAAATGCACTATTATTATTCCCATAATTTGTGAACAAGTTGGGGAATGGGGAATGCACATCCATCGGCTGTTTCTGGTAAATGCTGGATGAAATAGGCAGTTGTGGGGGTGTAGAAGCGTGTTTGGGCAATCCAGCATCCAGCAATTGCGTTAGCCAAATGTTGAATTGCGTGATGGGACAGGTGTCACATTGCATGGATGACTCTTGACTCCCGAGTTTGATACGTACTGACTTTGATGGAATTACAACTTAGTTGACATATATACTCAAATGGCAACAGATGCAGCAGTGGGGCGCTTTTAGGTTTTGGCTGAAACACGTAGCAGCAGTGGGGCGTCTCTGTTCCAATGTTTGGACTTTGGTCACAAAATTGAAGTAATTATAACTTATTACTACAACgccaattttattttgtaatttatatgaTAGTGATTTTGTGGTGTGTTGAGAACAatgttttttcttaaaaaaaaaacaaaaaaaaaaagaagaaaagaaaagaagaggaagctTGTTTAACAAATAAGTCCTTTAATTGCTTAAGACACGGTCGTTTTTGGCACTTCACTGAACGGGTGTCCTAGTCTTTTAGCCAATTTTAGTTGCTCTCTTGCCGAATGCTGTCTAGTGACCACTGAGGTGGTCGGTTAATGGTTAAGAGGAAACTAAGTACCTACCTGGAGTTGTGAGCCTGAAACTATATAGGCTTGGGCTGTGGTTGGGACGGTTTCAGTTATTTCATAACCTTTTGAACTAGAAAAGAAATACTAAATTCTTTTCTCTAGAACCCTGTAAAGAAATGAAAGTGCATCTTAGATCTCATAAAAGCAAGTATTCGAAGTGAATCTCTGTGGGCGGTGAAATTACTTTTGTCTCTATCTGTCATTTGTCTAACGTTGTTGCCctagaacataaaaaatagtgCGTTGCACTTGCTTCATCCGCAACAAAGTCTCTTTGACTCTGAAACTTCATTAATCCTTAACACTTACACTCTGTTTGATTACCCTGATGCGACAGTGgttgaaggaaagaaaaaaaaaatggatcatTATGCGCTTTTGGCTTGTACCTCTCTGGCTATGTCGGATTCACCGTATTTGGCTATATATGCTGTTAGATCTGTGATGTTCTTTCCACCTTTTGCTCCGTTAGTGCCATCCCTAATCATGATCAGCTTGTCAAAACACTCACAAAaagcagccaaattttggtggaatttTCGTCCTTATCCCTTCATTGCAGACTCCagaaattgttatattttcCTGAATTCAATCATTTAAATCTGGATGGTGTTGAAGTTTGTGTTTTGTCACTTGAACGTGGATTTCAGGCTCTTTTCAATGTATTCTTGATTACCCTACTTTCCATCCTCAAAATCTTTTGAAAAGGGTAAGCATCATGTATGGTGTAAAGGATTTTTGTTCACTGGGATTTGGTTGTGCATCATTATTTTATTGGACACTAATGAATCTATTGTGGGTTCTGTAATCATGTTCTCGGTTGAAAGCTTATGACAACGGGAAATAGAAAAACGTAAAGAAGAGTGAGCAGTGGAAGATTAGTTGTACCCAGTTACCACTTAGTGCAGAGGCTGGACTACTTAATCCATGTTTGTCACAAGCCATGACATATCAACAACAAATTCATTTTGTGTTTAAAACCCAAAATCCCCATTAATCCTCTATTCTTGACAGCAATAATTGCTTCTgtacaaaaacacatttttactGCACCGAGCCTCCCTATTTTGTGATGATGGATTCTGAATAcaaatacaattttattttgtaaaaaaaaatatatatttttttgataattttataaactCGTGCTATCCAAACATTAAAGTGTCTTAAAATCCTCCTAGTAGAGGAAATTAGAAACCAGACCCTTCCTCCTCATATCACATTGATGGCCCTGAACACATCCATCATCAATGCTGATCTCCTTCTTCAAGTATGTTCCATAATCTGCCACATTTCCAGATTTGGCACCAATGGTTAGACCTCAAGAAACTTAAATACAATAATAGTATGGTCCCTCTGAGCACTCCCCAAGCCTTCCCTGTTATTCCCCAGTCTCCACGCGTTTCTCCGTCAACCTCACTTCAAACTGCTCTCCGCCGCTTCACATTAACAAGCCATCATATATAATTGGCTGCTTCAATTCTTAGCATTGCAATCCCAGGGGGAAGTGCCAGAAGCCGCCTCCTCGCAGCCACAACCCATCATGAATCACTAatttttggtttgttttcttGTGCTTCTGACTTGGCAATTGTTCCAATTGAAATcctatgaataaataaatggttATGATATATCGTAGAAATATGTAGCAAGATATTCCAAGCCTCCAAGGGTGGTCACCTTGATCTGAGATTAGGACGAATTTATAACAgaatttgtgtatatttatttattgtgcctaatttatattgttgtggatggcaaaagaaatatgacataTGTGGAGAGGCAGTTGGTGGGGGATTGCAGCAGTTAATGAGTCGATGACATGTGCCCCCAATAATTGCAACATCGATCTCAACCACCAACTGGGGATCAGAACCAATTGCCTTATCACTCACATTACGTACTGTATCATACAtatattaaatcaatttaaccaTAATTACATGATTAGCATATGTCGAGAAAGATTAAGAAGATTTCTGGGTTAGTTTGTTTACCTTAAAATTTTCGCAAGTTGAAGGTGGCGTTCTGAGGGATCCTAGGCCCAGCTGCTTTTATATGCATGTTCTTCGTCACATGCCCCCCATGGTCAACTGGAAATATTGTAGATGCTTTGAAGACAGATTCAACATTATATAGTCTTAAACTCATCATTCATATGGGTTGTGCAATTAGTTCATGACCATCAATACATGCAgctatatacacacacaaatgaGCAGTAGAAGACCAGCAGAGATTccttaaatgaaataaaataaatatttaacgaaaatgatagaagaagactaaaaaaaaaaatttgatggtTGCCCTTAGGTATAATGTCTTCATTATatataagagtttttaaaaaagataaggtcatatataaaaatataagtaatgAGTTTTAAGTTAATGAAGTTGTCTTTGTACATGatgtattaatataattactggttcacatatatatttaaattgcaGCATGAAAGATAAAGACCTTGATAATGTTAAAAATGTATGGTTAGAATACACGAATCAAGTGATTGAAACTATCACTTTGTCTCTGCATTacttatatacaaaatcaagATGCATGTGTGTAAGAATTGAGAGAGGTtaaaattgtttgttaatttACCCAGCTGCTAGGGAAATGCTTCCACTTCACCCGGCCATATATAGTGAGAGTTTCACTCATTCAATCTCTAATTTGGACTTGAcatttaattgtatatatatgtatatatacttgtAAGTTTTGTGGAGAGTGAATGAAGAAATGAAGGTGAAGCAGGAAGCAAGATTTTATTGGGGGAGTTCATCAAATCAGCTGCAAATCACATGGCTTTTCAAACAATGTGTCCAGGTCAAGCGTATTGGGATATTCCAGTActagcattaattaattaattaaaaaaaatcacccAGTCGAGTCGATTGATCCTAACACAAACAATTGCCATTTTCTATGGCCTGGCAAAGTCAAAAAGGAAGATGGGTTAGGTTTTGGTGTCACAGTACTGTACCCCTTACTTAGTAGTtccttattatattaattaataataataatcttgacacattttattttcttaagtcCTCATTTGACTGTCAATATCAATGGATATAGTGTGGCCAATATCAACTGACAATGACAACTACATATATCCCATGTAATCTACAATTGCGTActacaaacaagaaaatattttaggtgaatatatatatatatataatgatgttgtgttttaattagttaatcatcatatattaattaattttacatttagaaaagggaaaagaaagaacGTGGTGATGGATGGTGGTTGTTTATAACATGATATATAAACTATTAATTAGTGGTTGTTTataacatgatatatatatatatatataaagttatataGTTATGATTAATGTAAATGTGGTGGATGGTGAGAAGACCAGGAATCGGCAAAATCATCTGTTCACAAACAGCTACGTACAACTTTATTCTTACcatttttgtgtttgatcgTATCAGaacagaaagaaacaaaaataagaaagaaagaaacaaaaataagaaagaaagaaagctaGATTGAGGGTGAAGTTAATTAGTAgaaaccaaccaaccaaccaacgtGGCATGTGTAGGGGAGGCGGCCATGCATATGCACAGGAAGAAGGGATGGATTGGAGAGAATTAATTTGGACCACCGGATCTGGAAtttgaaactaattaattcATGATCGATTATGATGGATCGCGATCTGATTTCGGATCACCAAATTTTCGATAACCCCTctcctcctctcctctccttttCACGccttccatatatatatagatagctAGATAGATAGAAGAAGAATTCTCGTATAATTATTCAAAGAATATATAATTGTGAATATTGGAATGGAGCCCCCAGCCAAcaacaacagcagcagcagcagcattaGCAAATACGTCAAAAGCAGCGTCGCCAttgatccatccatccatccatatCCCATAATTCAACTGAAACCTATCCCACTAATCATCATTCATCAAAGCCGCTCCACTAAAAGATTTTATTAGATTCGGAGACtgactatatatatgtgtgtagcTGAAAAAGGCAGCAGCTGCATTTGGAGTCGCCATATTCAATGCATTATAACATCACATCATTAATTTTCATACTTCCTTAATGcctcctccctccctccctccagtaatattaattaattccacCCTTAATTTACATacatcatgtatatatatatatatacacatgtgagtgagtgtgagtgtgtgtgcgtgtgaaaattataatgtaacttaaaaaaaactttttgagCATGTAATGTAAGCACCACTACTCGAAGGAATTAAGGATATGCATATATGTTGGGggcattaattatttatgttatcATTTTTTACTAATTGACTATTTGGGTAAAAGTCAATCACTGTAAATTTGTTGAGGAGGAGGTGGTGGTAGTGGAGAGATCTGAAATTGGAGCATGATTAGGCCTGCTCCAGGGAGAtgagaagaaaacaaatcaTTTGGGTGATTTCATGTCTCCTAATGGACTAACAGTAACACTCCTCCCCCAATAATAATGCCATGcctactaattaattaataaagtaatTACTTACACCagttaaaaatatactttttaattaaagtaTCAATTTTACAAGCCCTAAAACATATAATTGGGACTCCACATCCACAAATAAACTAACgctcactacaacaaaaataatttgttgaggcatttttttagggtattttttaaaaagtgttctctaaaatatcattttaaggcacaatctaaaaaagtgtcccaatacaataactttaacgaggcacaacaattaagtgccctataaaataccattttaaagcacaatttaaagaagtgtTCCAATAAAACAATTCTAATGAGGCACGACAATGAAATACCCTAATAGGTAAATATAAATAtcttaatagataaatttaatagggcagaatttttgaaatgccccattaaaataattctaacaagacactatgatgaagtgccctaatagacaaatcttaagtgtcccaatagaataattctaatgaaacttagatatactataaaataagtataagcacatatattaataagatggtGTGTAGATTAGATGTTCACGCGTgtgtaagaaaaaagaaaggttCAGGGTTCGAGTTGAGAGAGAAGTAAGTTAGAATTAAGAAAAAGTCTTGTgggagatatgaaaaataaatttatagtgattttttagacatttttaagtgttgcaacaaacttaaatttatagttatttttgagatatttgtAAGTGCCTCAATACGTTTTTGGGGCACAATTACACGTGGCATTTTTATTAGTGctctaatagttaaaatgccccaataaactatctattaaagtatttttaaatgcttcttaattcaaaatttgttgtagtggcttttttttttttttttttgataatatatacGGGTACTGTTCTCCTAAGATAAGATAAGGGTATTCAATGTATTAGCTACCAGCTAGATATCTAAGTAAATCTCAATTATACAACAATAAGGGTGAACAAATTCAAtctttctttgtaattttttttttaaaaaaaaattatccactGCCATGACAATCCACAAGTGAATGGAGTAATATTAAATTGTGAGGGGACCCCTCAAAAGCATTTCATTATCagattaatgtaataaaatccTAATTATTTAGTAACATATATACACGAAATGTAGCTCTCAAGTAGTAAGTAAGTAatttccttttatatatatatatataggggtgagcaaaagtttAGTTAAACCGAACTAACTGAACTGAACCAAAAAGTTCGATCGATTCGATTTTGTGGTgccatagaaaaaaaaaggataaaaaaaatcaaaaagaagaaaaagtgatAAAAGAAGAGAGGAGGCTGGCGACAAAAATTGCTGCCAGCTGGCAGCCTAGGAGGTTGCGGCTATCTTGTAGTCGCAAGAAGCTGCGAGACGCGATTGCCTCGCAGCAGTCTTTGCCGCGAGGCCCAGTTG from Diospyros lotus cultivar Yz01 chromosome 6, ASM1463336v1, whole genome shotgun sequence encodes:
- the LOC127803958 gene encoding auxin-responsive protein IAA9 yields the protein MSPPLLGVEGECQGSVSIVAPSASIDCISQNGSGLKERNYLGLSDCSSVDSSAVSCLSEDNKSNLNLKATELRLGLPGSQSPERDPELSQLSSGKFEERTLFPLLPSKDGISASSVKTVVSGHKRGFSDTMSGFSEMKNSVYTEGKWMFHVAGSDSENPESSGQGKFPGNGGINTALPSRPSGTQTNIMKEVPSKVPQDRNRAPNGASHNEIKASTNNSSTPVAKAQVVGWPPIRSFRKNTLATTSKNNDEVDGKPGPGTLFVKVSMDGAPYLRKVDLRMYSTYNELSSALEKMFSCFTIGQCGSHGAPGKELLNETKLRDLLHGSEYVLTYEDKDGDWMLVGDVPWEMFIESCKRLKIMKSSDAIGLAPRVMEKSKNRD